One region of Micromonospora ureilytica genomic DNA includes:
- the pdhA gene encoding pyruvate dehydrogenase (acetyl-transferring) E1 component subunit alpha, whose protein sequence is MTTTPQAVRRASPRARRTVTPPDPARSLLPDAEPVRLLAENGTPLPARADYPEPPAEVLRELYRRMVLGRRFDTQATALTKQGRLAVYPSSRGQEACQVGAVLAVRDTDWVFPTYRESMALVARGIDPVEVLTLLRGDWHCGYDPTEVRTAPQCTPLATQCVHAAGLAHGEAYQGRDTVALAFIGDGATSEGDFHEGINFAAVFKAPVVYFVQNNRYAISVPLSRQTAAPSLAYKGVGYGVPSEQVDGNDPVAVLAVLTRAVAHARAGKGPFLVEAHTYRMEPHTNADDASRYRDRAEVDAWRDRDPVARLETYLRARGVLDDAAVAEIAEQAEAYAADLRTRMNEQPTVDPLSLFDHVYAEPTPQLIEQREQVRAELAAAHAEEGDA, encoded by the coding sequence GTGACGACCACTCCCCAGGCGGTCCGCAGGGCATCCCCGCGCGCCCGTCGGACGGTCACCCCGCCCGACCCGGCACGCTCGTTGCTACCGGACGCCGAGCCGGTCCGCCTGCTCGCCGAGAACGGCACGCCGCTGCCCGCCCGCGCCGACTACCCCGAACCACCCGCCGAGGTGCTGCGCGAGCTGTACCGCCGGATGGTGCTCGGCCGCCGCTTCGACACCCAGGCGACCGCCCTGACCAAGCAGGGCCGGCTCGCCGTCTACCCGTCCTCGCGGGGTCAGGAGGCGTGCCAGGTCGGCGCGGTCCTCGCGGTCCGCGACACCGACTGGGTCTTCCCCACGTACCGCGAGTCGATGGCGCTGGTTGCCCGGGGCATCGACCCGGTCGAGGTGCTCACCCTCCTGCGCGGCGACTGGCACTGCGGCTACGACCCGACCGAGGTACGCACCGCGCCGCAGTGCACCCCGCTGGCCACCCAGTGCGTGCACGCCGCCGGACTGGCGCACGGCGAGGCGTACCAGGGTCGCGACACCGTGGCGCTGGCCTTCATCGGCGACGGCGCCACCAGCGAGGGCGACTTCCACGAGGGGATCAACTTCGCCGCCGTGTTCAAGGCGCCGGTCGTCTACTTCGTGCAGAACAACAGGTACGCGATCAGCGTCCCGCTGTCGCGGCAGACCGCCGCGCCGTCGCTGGCCTACAAGGGCGTCGGGTACGGCGTACCCAGCGAGCAGGTCGACGGCAACGACCCCGTCGCGGTGCTCGCCGTGCTCACCCGCGCGGTCGCCCACGCCCGGGCCGGCAAGGGGCCGTTCCTGGTCGAGGCACACACCTACCGGATGGAGCCGCACACCAACGCCGACGACGCCAGTCGCTACCGCGACCGCGCCGAGGTCGACGCCTGGCGGGACCGGGACCCGGTCGCCCGGCTGGAGACCTACCTGCGGGCCCGCGGTGTGCTCGACGACGCGGCGGTCGCCGAGATCGCCGAGCAGGCCGAGGCGTACGCGGCGGACCTACGGACCCGGATGAACGAGCAGCCCACCGTCGACCCGCTGAGCCTCTTCGACCACGTCTACGCCGAGCCCACCCCGCAGCTGATCGAACAACGCGAGCAGGTCCGCGCCGAGCTGGCAGCCGCCCACGCCGAGGAGGGTGACGCCTGA
- a CDS encoding Lrp/AsnC family transcriptional regulator encodes MLDEVDRRILDELVRDARTSVRTLAERIHISRTNAYARVERLLRDGVITGFRAQVAPEAAGLGTSAYIALTIEQNTWREVSAELARVRYIEHAALLSGEHDVLALVRAPDNAALRDVVLDRVQRIAGVLSTRSWLVFEEFDGTQSPWQ; translated from the coding sequence GTGTTGGACGAGGTCGACAGGCGGATCCTCGACGAGCTGGTCCGCGACGCCCGGACGTCGGTGCGCACCCTGGCCGAGCGCATCCACATCTCCCGCACGAACGCGTACGCCCGGGTGGAGCGGTTGCTCCGCGACGGGGTGATCACCGGGTTCCGGGCTCAGGTGGCGCCCGAGGCGGCCGGGCTGGGCACCTCGGCGTACATCGCCCTGACAATTGAGCAGAACACCTGGCGGGAGGTGTCGGCCGAGCTGGCCCGGGTGCGCTACATCGAGCACGCCGCGCTGCTCAGCGGCGAGCACGACGTGCTGGCCCTGGTTCGGGCGCCGGACAACGCCGCCCTGCGGGACGTGGTGCTCGACCGGGTGCAGCGCATCGCCGGGGTGCTGTCGACGCGGTCGTGGTTGGTCTTCGAGGAGTTCGACGGGACGCAGAGCCCGTGGCAGTAG
- a CDS encoding acyltransferase family protein, producing MVIANELWTQARAVAAPPPPPASATPAGARSFRGDIEGMRAVAVLLVLLGHAGVPHLPAGFVGVDVFFVISGFLITGLLLEELDQRGRLSLTTFYARRAKRLLPAAATVLVATLVLTYFFLPRGRWSTTAWDVIASACYAMNWRMAGQSVDYVAANNAPSIAQHFWSLAVEEQFYLVWPLLLLTLGWFARRRGRGHRGLYLLGLTLIAVPSFAWALYVSPTDPSAYYVTTTRMWELALGGAVAVTAARLGRSPRVVAVPLAWAGLLAVGASAALIGSTAGFPGYAALGPTLGTAAVIAFGPAAGRAGPALLLGRQPLRYVGGISYSLYLWHWPVLIAARAQFGELGVGAALAVVAVSTIPAALTYHLVENPVRRSPTLTHQPSVALRVGAVCTGAAALAGLAFQLAIPSTDGPAPASTVIMGQVPGASTQAAPPPAPGAVALGSSPRTSRAGVPVDRVDSIIPNPAAAARDAPLLQPPKSCHVSLESSTPEVCVYGKEDAPTRIALVGDSHADHWVPAMRRAAETNGWRLETYTKGGCPFLTAEILQNDRPYTSCTEWNRKVREGLLGGNRPDLVIVTNAEYPVRGEPGRSAMAREMRKTWSGMVAEKIPVVVLRDTPLHLNDIAECVSKNPKRLTTCANPRDEALGRGGGPAQEEALDGLVGVRLVDLNDWICPADRCAPVIGGVLVWRDAHHLSATYSSTLAGPLGTVLKPVIAAL from the coding sequence GTGGTTATCGCAAACGAGTTGTGGACACAGGCCAGGGCCGTCGCCGCCCCGCCGCCACCGCCCGCGTCGGCGACGCCGGCCGGCGCGCGCTCCTTCCGCGGGGACATCGAGGGCATGCGGGCCGTGGCCGTGCTGCTGGTGCTTCTCGGCCACGCCGGAGTCCCCCACCTGCCCGCCGGCTTCGTCGGCGTGGACGTGTTCTTCGTGATCTCCGGCTTCCTCATCACCGGTCTGCTACTCGAAGAGCTCGACCAGCGGGGACGGCTCTCGCTCACCACCTTCTACGCCCGACGGGCGAAGCGCCTCCTGCCCGCCGCCGCGACGGTGCTCGTCGCCACCCTCGTGCTGACCTACTTCTTCCTGCCGCGCGGCCGCTGGTCCACGACAGCCTGGGACGTCATCGCCAGCGCCTGCTACGCCATGAACTGGCGGATGGCCGGGCAATCCGTCGACTACGTCGCCGCCAACAACGCCCCGAGCATCGCCCAACACTTCTGGTCCCTCGCCGTCGAGGAGCAGTTCTACCTCGTCTGGCCACTGCTGCTGCTCACCCTCGGCTGGTTCGCCCGCCGTCGCGGACGGGGTCACCGCGGCCTCTACCTGCTCGGGCTCACGCTGATCGCGGTCCCCTCGTTCGCCTGGGCGCTGTACGTCTCGCCGACCGACCCGTCGGCGTACTACGTCACGACGACCCGGATGTGGGAGTTGGCTCTCGGCGGTGCCGTCGCCGTCACGGCGGCCCGGCTGGGCCGGTCTCCGCGTGTGGTGGCCGTGCCGCTGGCCTGGGCCGGGCTGCTCGCCGTCGGCGCGTCGGCCGCGCTGATCGGCTCGACGGCCGGCTTCCCCGGGTACGCCGCGCTCGGCCCCACCCTCGGCACCGCCGCCGTGATCGCGTTCGGCCCGGCGGCCGGCCGCGCCGGACCTGCGCTGCTGCTGGGCCGACAACCACTGCGCTACGTCGGTGGGATCTCCTACTCCCTCTACCTGTGGCACTGGCCGGTGCTGATCGCCGCGCGGGCGCAGTTCGGGGAACTCGGCGTCGGTGCCGCGCTCGCGGTCGTCGCCGTCTCGACGATCCCCGCCGCGCTGACATACCACCTCGTCGAGAATCCGGTGCGCCGGTCACCGACCCTCACCCACCAGCCATCCGTCGCCCTGCGCGTCGGCGCCGTGTGCACCGGCGCCGCCGCGCTGGCCGGTCTGGCGTTCCAGCTGGCCATCCCCTCGACGGACGGCCCGGCTCCTGCCTCGACGGTCATCATGGGCCAGGTCCCCGGTGCCAGCACGCAGGCGGCGCCGCCGCCCGCGCCCGGCGCCGTGGCTCTCGGCTCCTCGCCCCGCACCAGCCGCGCCGGGGTACCCGTCGACCGGGTCGACTCGATCATCCCCAACCCCGCGGCGGCGGCTCGGGACGCGCCGCTGTTGCAGCCGCCGAAGAGTTGCCACGTGTCGCTGGAATCCTCGACCCCGGAGGTGTGCGTCTACGGCAAGGAGGACGCGCCGACCAGGATCGCGCTCGTCGGCGACTCCCACGCCGACCACTGGGTACCCGCCATGCGGCGCGCCGCGGAGACGAACGGCTGGCGCCTCGAGACCTACACCAAGGGCGGCTGCCCGTTCCTGACGGCCGAGATCCTCCAGAATGACCGGCCCTACACCTCCTGCACGGAGTGGAACCGGAAGGTGCGGGAGGGACTGCTCGGCGGGAACCGCCCCGATCTCGTGATCGTCACCAACGCCGAGTACCCGGTCAGAGGCGAGCCGGGGCGGTCCGCGATGGCCCGCGAGATGAGGAAGACGTGGAGCGGCATGGTCGCGGAGAAGATTCCGGTGGTGGTGCTGCGGGACACGCCGCTGCACCTCAACGACATCGCCGAGTGTGTGTCCAAGAACCCGAAACGCCTGACGACGTGCGCCAATCCCCGAGACGAGGCCCTCGGCCGTGGGGGCGGTCCCGCTCAGGAGGAGGCGCTCGACGGACTCGTCGGCGTCCGTCTGGTCGACCTGAACGACTGGATCTGCCCCGCGGACCGCTGTGCCCCCGTCATCGGAGGCGTCCTCGTCTGGCGCGACGCGCACCACCTGAGCGCCACCTACTCGTCGACTCTCGCAGGGCCGCTGGGCACCGTGCTCAAGCCCGTGATCGCCGCGCTGTGA
- a CDS encoding DNA polymerase domain-containing protein has translation MATAAEEIQVGERLVRVSSPDKPYFPERGLTKLDVVRYFLAVGDGILRALRDRPTMLERWPRGVFEGATIATRQTNRGDAFYQKRLPAGAPEWVRTAHITFPSGRTADEVAPSELAVVIWAANLGTLRFHPWPVTAADVERPDQLRIDLDPMPGVGFEQVVPVAHEVRAFLAELGMTGYPKTTGGRGLHVYLSIEPRWSFGDCRRAVLALGREMQRRLPDLVTTTWWREQRDRPVFVDYNQMARDHTVTSAYSIRPTPAALVSAPLDWSELDQVRPEDFDVLSMPARFAERGDPHAGLDGDRHSLEPLLQLADRDGLEAPPER, from the coding sequence GTGGCCACGGCGGCGGAGGAGATCCAGGTGGGGGAGCGGCTGGTCCGCGTCTCCAGCCCCGACAAGCCGTACTTTCCGGAGCGAGGGCTGACCAAGCTGGACGTGGTCCGCTACTTCCTGGCGGTGGGTGACGGCATCCTGCGCGCGCTGCGGGATCGGCCGACCATGCTGGAACGCTGGCCCCGGGGCGTGTTCGAGGGCGCGACGATCGCCACCCGGCAGACCAACCGAGGCGACGCGTTCTACCAGAAGCGGCTGCCGGCGGGAGCGCCCGAGTGGGTGCGGACCGCGCACATCACCTTCCCCAGTGGCCGCACCGCCGACGAGGTCGCGCCGAGCGAGCTGGCCGTGGTCATCTGGGCCGCCAACCTGGGCACCCTGCGGTTCCACCCGTGGCCGGTCACCGCCGCCGACGTGGAACGCCCCGACCAGCTGCGCATCGACCTGGACCCGATGCCCGGCGTCGGCTTCGAGCAGGTGGTGCCGGTGGCGCACGAGGTGCGGGCGTTCCTCGCCGAGCTGGGCATGACCGGCTACCCGAAGACCACCGGCGGTCGGGGCCTGCACGTCTACCTGTCGATCGAGCCGCGGTGGAGCTTCGGTGACTGCCGTCGGGCGGTGCTCGCGCTGGGCCGGGAGATGCAGCGCCGGCTGCCGGACCTGGTCACCACCACCTGGTGGCGTGAGCAGCGGGACCGGCCGGTCTTCGTCGACTACAACCAGATGGCCCGGGACCACACGGTGACCTCGGCGTACTCGATCCGGCCCACGCCGGCCGCGCTGGTCTCCGCACCCCTGGACTGGTCGGAGCTGGACCAGGTCCGCCCGGAGGACTTCGACGTGCTCAGCATGCCGGCCCGGTTCGCCGAGCGCGGCGACCCGCACGCCGGCCTGGACGGTGACCGGCACTCGCTGGAGCCCCTGCTGCAACTGGCCGACCGCGACGGCCTGGAGGCCCCGCCCGAGCGGTGA
- a CDS encoding GNAT family N-acetyltransferase, producing MRQQKTGSGGAPTVRIDDASTEDIPALLALDALCFPPGDPAYEPAAPNEIENGVTAGHVRVVRAGTEIVGFLQYELPSAHHLYLSGLGVHPDQRRTGVGAALLDDFVARARAVGAQPHPTISTVTSPENLAMLGLLLSRGFVVRTIVSGYFGPGRDRYYCQHKSRVEYVDADERYLIPVAASAQIATLLAGEQNVITGLVNLPAGPALELSRFEKEDFAALQSDESAAGITFASGILASIAFVLGLSFASPAYPDGVRVLLMCSALATTASLIIYANTSGELARLRTNSFGRYTKWGNVLSEFGGVFPFLIALPVTFAKITSSVGVALAAAALFGAALLVYDRSTFAISARFRQTVSTTALSVFVAATPVLGVLAVRHSAPTVPWAWTGAVLLALAAQSFTYLFRRRDESTPQAGPRPWQSRR from the coding sequence GTGCGCCAGCAGAAGACCGGATCGGGCGGGGCACCCACCGTCCGGATCGACGACGCGTCGACCGAGGACATCCCCGCCCTGCTCGCCCTCGACGCGCTCTGTTTCCCGCCCGGCGACCCGGCGTACGAGCCAGCGGCGCCGAACGAGATCGAGAACGGCGTCACGGCCGGGCACGTCCGGGTGGTCCGCGCCGGCACGGAGATCGTCGGCTTCCTCCAGTACGAGTTGCCGAGCGCCCATCACCTCTATCTGAGTGGGCTCGGGGTGCACCCGGATCAGCGGCGCACCGGTGTGGGTGCGGCACTGCTCGACGACTTCGTGGCCCGGGCACGGGCGGTGGGGGCGCAGCCCCACCCGACCATCTCCACGGTGACCAGCCCGGAGAACCTGGCCATGCTCGGGTTGCTGCTGTCCCGCGGGTTCGTCGTGCGCACCATCGTGTCGGGCTACTTCGGCCCGGGACGCGACCGCTACTACTGCCAGCACAAGTCACGGGTGGAGTACGTCGACGCCGACGAGCGCTATCTGATCCCGGTTGCCGCGTCGGCGCAGATCGCCACCCTGCTGGCCGGCGAGCAGAACGTCATCACGGGACTGGTGAACCTGCCCGCCGGGCCGGCCCTGGAGCTGTCCCGGTTCGAGAAGGAAGACTTCGCGGCCCTGCAGTCCGACGAGAGCGCCGCCGGGATCACCTTCGCCAGCGGCATCCTGGCCTCGATCGCGTTCGTGCTCGGCCTGTCGTTCGCCTCCCCGGCCTATCCCGATGGGGTACGGGTGCTGCTGATGTGCTCGGCCCTGGCCACCACCGCGTCGCTGATCATCTATGCCAACACCTCCGGTGAGCTGGCCCGACTGCGAACCAACAGCTTTGGCCGGTACACAAAGTGGGGCAACGTGCTGTCGGAGTTCGGCGGTGTCTTCCCCTTCCTCATCGCCCTACCGGTCACCTTCGCGAAGATCACCTCCTCGGTGGGCGTGGCCCTGGCGGCCGCGGCCCTCTTCGGCGCCGCCCTGCTCGTCTACGACCGGTCGACCTTCGCCATCTCGGCGCGCTTTCGACAAACCGTCAGCACGACCGCCCTGTCCGTCTTCGTCGCCGCCACGCCGGTGCTGGGCGTCCTCGCGGTACGCCACTCCGCTCCGACGGTCCCCTGGGCCTGGACGGGAGCGGTACTCCTGGCCCTGGCCGCCCAGTCCTTCACCTACCTCTTCCGTCGGCGCGACGAGTCCACACCCCAGGCGGGGCCGCGTCCCTGGCAGAGCCGCCGCTAG
- a CDS encoding histidine phosphatase family protein produces MAELATLWIVRHGESTANVAATRAEASGAELIDLTHRDADVPLSATGEDQARATGRWLADLPDAKRPDVAVVSPYLRAVQTSRLALAGTDIPVHRDERLRDRELGILDGLTGHGVRRRHPDEADRRERLGKFYYRPPGGESWTDVALRLRTLLGDLRRDHEGCRVLLFGHDALVFLLRYLVEGLTEDELMALTRQDVIANCSITEWSADGEERLRLTAFNDVEHLRQQGAQPTREDEIHAEPV; encoded by the coding sequence ATGGCGGAACTGGCAACCCTCTGGATCGTCCGGCACGGCGAGAGCACCGCGAACGTCGCGGCGACGCGGGCCGAGGCGTCGGGCGCGGAGCTGATCGACCTCACCCACCGCGACGCCGACGTGCCGCTCTCCGCGACCGGCGAGGATCAGGCTCGGGCGACCGGCCGGTGGCTGGCCGACCTGCCGGATGCGAAGCGCCCGGATGTGGCGGTGGTGTCGCCGTACCTGCGCGCGGTGCAGACCTCTCGGCTGGCCCTGGCCGGCACCGACATTCCCGTCCACCGCGACGAGCGGCTGCGCGACCGGGAGCTGGGCATTCTCGACGGGCTGACCGGGCACGGGGTGCGGCGGCGGCACCCGGACGAGGCCGACCGTCGGGAGCGGTTGGGCAAGTTCTACTACCGGCCGCCAGGCGGGGAGTCCTGGACGGACGTGGCGTTGCGGCTGCGGACGCTGCTGGGCGACCTGCGCCGCGACCACGAGGGTTGCCGGGTGCTGCTCTTCGGACACGACGCGCTGGTCTTCCTGCTTCGCTATCTGGTGGAGGGGTTGACCGAGGACGAGCTGATGGCGCTCACCCGGCAGGACGTGATCGCCAACTGTTCGATCACCGAGTGGTCGGCGGACGGCGAGGAACGACTGAGGCTCACCGCCTTCAACGATGTCGAGCACCTGCGTCAGCAGGGCGCCCAGCCCACCAGGGAGGACGAGATCCATGCCGAGCCGGTCTGA
- a CDS encoding NAD(P)H-hydrate dehydratase has protein sequence MPSRSEVKVITPGLLRDWALPVPVGGKESRGTVLVVGGSRFTPGAVLLAGVAALRAGAGVLQLAAAESTAAALSIQVPEALVVGLPETADGAVAADRDGQLGELVAQADVVTLGPGLKAIDETNRLLGLVLEAARPDTSLVLDAYALGALSHAPDLLVGSGRPVVLTPNVTEAGHLLGRDPGDDLDAEAAELAARYEAVVSLYGHVAAPDGRGWREESGDAGLGTSGSGDVLAGLLAGLLSRGADPAQAACWGSFAHSVSGQRLIPRYGRIGFLARELLDEIPRTLAMV, from the coding sequence ATGCCGAGCCGGTCTGAGGTGAAGGTGATCACGCCGGGGCTGCTGCGGGACTGGGCGCTGCCGGTGCCGGTCGGCGGGAAGGAGAGCCGGGGCACCGTGCTGGTGGTCGGCGGCTCCCGCTTCACGCCGGGCGCGGTGCTGCTCGCCGGGGTGGCCGCGTTGCGCGCCGGCGCCGGGGTGCTCCAACTCGCCGCCGCCGAGTCCACCGCCGCCGCCCTGAGCATCCAGGTGCCCGAGGCGCTCGTGGTCGGCCTGCCGGAGACCGCCGACGGCGCGGTGGCCGCCGACCGGGACGGCCAGCTCGGCGAGCTGGTCGCGCAGGCCGACGTGGTGACCCTCGGCCCCGGCCTGAAGGCGATCGACGAGACCAACCGCCTGTTGGGCCTGGTCCTGGAGGCGGCCCGTCCGGATACGTCGCTGGTGCTCGACGCGTACGCCCTCGGTGCGCTCAGCCACGCACCGGACCTGCTGGTCGGCTCGGGTCGGCCCGTGGTGCTCACCCCCAACGTCACCGAGGCCGGGCACCTGCTCGGGCGGGACCCGGGCGACGACCTGGACGCCGAGGCGGCCGAGTTGGCCGCCCGGTACGAGGCGGTCGTGTCGCTGTACGGGCACGTGGCTGCCCCGGACGGGCGGGGTTGGCGGGAGGAGAGCGGCGACGCCGGGCTGGGCACCTCGGGCAGCGGGGACGTGCTCGCCGGGTTGTTGGCCGGGCTGCTGTCCCGGGGTGCCGACCCGGCGCAGGCGGCCTGCTGGGGCTCGTTCGCCCACTCGGTAAGTGGCCAGCGGCTGATCCCCCGCTACGGCCGGATCGGCTTTCTGGCTCGGGAACTGCTCGACGAGATCCCCCGCACACTGGCCATGGTCTGA
- a CDS encoding hemerythrin domain-containing protein, translated as MSTDAIVLLKEDHKEMRRLFKAFQDAEEGPASQRQKLVDQILEALTVHTYLENEVMYPEVRRLLPDLEDDILESYEEHHVADVLCAELASMDADDERFNAKTTVLIENVTHHVEEEEEEWFPKVRDALGRKQLQEIGEKMIALRADAPRTPTAPKAIKKALDAVTA; from the coding sequence GTGTCGACCGATGCCATCGTCCTGCTCAAAGAGGACCACAAGGAAATGCGCCGCCTGTTCAAGGCCTTCCAGGACGCCGAGGAGGGGCCGGCGAGCCAGCGGCAGAAGCTGGTGGACCAGATCCTGGAGGCACTGACAGTGCACACCTATCTGGAGAACGAGGTGATGTACCCGGAGGTCCGCCGGCTGCTGCCCGACCTGGAGGACGACATCCTCGAGTCGTACGAGGAACACCACGTCGCCGATGTGCTCTGCGCCGAGCTGGCCAGTATGGACGCCGACGACGAGCGGTTCAACGCCAAGACGACAGTGTTGATCGAGAACGTCACCCACCACGTCGAGGAGGAAGAGGAGGAGTGGTTCCCCAAGGTCCGCGACGCGCTGGGCCGCAAGCAGCTGCAGGAGATCGGCGAGAAGATGATCGCGCTGCGCGCGGACGCGCCGCGTACCCCCACCGCGCCGAAGGCGATCAAGAAGGCGCTCGATGCGGTGACGGCCTGA
- a CDS encoding SDR family NAD(P)-dependent oxidoreductase, which yields MNTPTSDRPLALVTGASSGIGYELAAQFVEHGFDLVIAAEDDGIELAAQKLRRDGGPQVWSVRVDLAREQGVTELVAAVTATGRPLDALALNAGRGAGGAFVGGTDLADELEIVDLNVRSTVHLAKRLLPGMVERGAGRVLFTSSIASTMPGPFQAVYNASKSFVQSFAEALRNELKDTGVTVTALMPGPTDTEFFDRADMEDTRVGSGRKDDPAKVAAQGFEAMMKGDQTVTAGSLMNKMQTAAGKIIPDKLKSEQHRRMAEPGSGN from the coding sequence ATGAACACACCCACCTCCGACCGGCCCCTCGCCCTGGTGACCGGGGCCTCCAGCGGGATCGGGTACGAGCTGGCGGCGCAGTTCGTCGAGCACGGCTTCGACCTGGTCATCGCCGCCGAGGACGACGGCATCGAACTGGCGGCACAGAAGCTGCGCCGTGACGGCGGCCCGCAGGTCTGGTCGGTCCGCGTCGACCTGGCCCGCGAGCAGGGCGTGACGGAGCTGGTGGCCGCCGTCACCGCGACCGGCCGGCCGCTGGACGCGCTGGCGCTCAACGCCGGTCGGGGCGCCGGTGGCGCCTTCGTCGGCGGCACCGACCTCGCCGACGAGCTGGAGATCGTCGACCTCAACGTGCGCTCGACGGTGCACCTGGCGAAGCGGCTGCTGCCCGGGATGGTCGAGCGGGGCGCGGGCCGGGTCCTCTTCACCTCGTCGATCGCCTCCACCATGCCGGGGCCGTTCCAGGCGGTCTACAACGCGTCGAAGTCGTTCGTGCAGTCCTTCGCCGAGGCGCTGCGCAACGAGTTGAAGGACACCGGCGTCACGGTGACCGCGCTGATGCCCGGCCCGACCGACACGGAGTTCTTCGACCGGGCCGACATGGAGGACACCCGGGTGGGCTCGGGCCGGAAGGACGACCCGGCGAAGGTCGCCGCGCAGGGCTTCGAGGCGATGATGAAGGGTGACCAGACGGTCACCGCGGGCTCGCTGATGAACAAGATGCAGACCGCCGCCGGCAAGATCATTCCGGACAAGCTCAAGTCCGAGCAGCACCGCCGGATGGCCGAGCCGGGATCGGGGAACTGA
- a CDS encoding glycine hydroxymethyltransferase, translating to MSRNAESTAFRSALEVIRAVEPRVADAIGAELTDQRESLKLIASENYASPATLLAMGNWFSDKYAEGTVGRRFYAGCQNVDTVEALAAEHARELFGAPHAYVQPHSGIDANLVAFWAVLADRVESPALKKAQVRQVNDLTEADWFALRRELGNQRMLGMSLDAGGHLTHGFRPNISGKMFDQRSYGTDPATGLIDYDRVAEAAREFKPLILVGGYSAYPRKVNFRILREIADSVGATFMVDMAHFAGLVAGKVFTGDFDPVPHAHIVTTTTHKSLRGPRGGMVLCQPELADQVDRGCPMVLGGPLPHVMAAKAVALAEARRPDFADYAQRIVDNAQALAEGLLSRGATLVTGGTDNHLVLIDVSGYELTGRQAEQALLDSGIVTNRNSVPQDPNGAWYTSGIRIGTPALTTRGLGAAEMDQTAELIHTVLTQTTAGANADGTPSKAKYNLDAGLADKVARHATDLLATYPLYPGIDLT from the coding sequence ATGTCGCGCAACGCCGAGTCCACCGCATTCCGTAGTGCCCTTGAGGTGATCAGGGCTGTCGAGCCGCGGGTGGCCGACGCCATCGGCGCCGAGCTGACCGACCAACGCGAGTCGCTCAAGTTGATCGCCAGCGAGAACTACGCCTCCCCGGCGACCCTGCTGGCCATGGGCAACTGGTTCAGCGACAAGTACGCCGAGGGCACCGTCGGCCGCCGCTTCTACGCCGGCTGCCAGAACGTCGACACCGTCGAGGCGCTCGCCGCCGAGCACGCTCGGGAGCTGTTCGGCGCCCCGCACGCGTACGTGCAGCCGCACTCGGGCATCGACGCCAACCTGGTCGCGTTCTGGGCGGTCCTGGCCGACCGGGTGGAGTCCCCCGCCCTGAAGAAGGCCCAGGTCCGTCAGGTCAACGACCTCACCGAGGCCGACTGGTTCGCCCTGCGCCGCGAGCTGGGCAACCAGCGGATGCTCGGCATGTCACTGGACGCCGGTGGCCACCTCACCCACGGCTTCCGGCCGAACATCTCCGGCAAGATGTTCGACCAGCGCAGCTACGGCACCGACCCGGCGACCGGCCTGATCGACTACGACCGGGTGGCCGAGGCCGCCCGCGAGTTCAAGCCGCTGATCCTGGTGGGCGGCTACTCGGCGTACCCCCGGAAGGTGAACTTCCGGATCCTGCGGGAGATCGCCGACTCGGTCGGCGCCACCTTCATGGTCGACATGGCGCACTTCGCCGGCCTGGTGGCCGGCAAGGTGTTCACCGGCGACTTCGACCCGGTGCCGCACGCGCACATCGTCACGACCACCACGCACAAGTCGTTGCGCGGCCCGCGCGGCGGCATGGTGCTCTGCCAGCCCGAGCTGGCCGACCAGGTGGACCGGGGCTGCCCGATGGTGCTCGGTGGGCCGCTGCCGCACGTGATGGCCGCCAAGGCGGTCGCGCTCGCCGAGGCCCGCCGGCCCGACTTCGCCGACTACGCCCAGCGGATCGTCGACAACGCGCAGGCGCTCGCCGAGGGGCTGCTGAGCCGGGGCGCCACGTTGGTCACCGGTGGCACCGACAACCACCTGGTGCTCATCGACGTGTCCGGGTACGAGCTCACCGGCCGGCAGGCCGAGCAGGCCCTCCTCGACTCGGGCATCGTCACCAACCGCAACTCGGTCCCGCAGGACCCGAACGGGGCCTGGTACACGTCCGGCATCCGGATCGGCACCCCGGCGCTGACCACCCGGGGCCTCGGCGCCGCCGAGATGGACCAGACCGCCGAGCTGATCCACACCGTGCTGACCCAGACCACCGCCGGCGCCAACGCCGACGGCACCCCGTCGAAGGCGAAGTACAACCTGGACGCCGGCCTGGCCGACAAGGTAGCCCGCCACGCCACCGACCTGCTGGCCACGTACCCCCTCTACCCCGGCATCGACCTGACCTGA